The genomic DNA AAGACATTACCAATAAGCAAACTTAAAATTTAACCATGAACATCAGTGCTTAACTTTATCTTGCAATCAGGGTGATCAATTTTCGATAATCACAACTGGTCAAATTTCGGTTGTCATAACTATATCAGCAGCGTTCTTTTGATAAGGCTTGGAGACGAGGTTTTAAAAACACGGCTTTCCAATATCATTTTTCCTTTGATCGGTTCAGCACTTTACAATCGGCAAAAAACAACCCCGGCAGAACGCGAAACTTTCTTTTGCGCACACAAAAACAGCCACTTGCGAAGACCGCAAGTGGCTGTTTTTATCATTGGTCGGGGCGAGAGGATTTGAACCTCCGACCCCCTGCTCCCAAGGCAGGTGCGCTGCCGGGCTGCGCTACGCCCCGAATCGGCTGCTGTCTTTTTTCGGACCAGGCTCTATCCCGGTCGGAATGAGGCTAGCCTTGGCCTTGTAGCATAACCTCAGGCCGCCGGCAAGCGTTTTTCACGCACACCGCCGGTGTTTACCACGCCGCCAGGGACTCGGTTACGTAAATCAGCTTCTCAGAACTCAATCATCCTCGCCGTCGTCACCAGGCTCACCGGCCACCCCAAGTTTTTTAATCTGATAACGCAGGGTACCGCGATCCATATTGAGCAGCCGGGCGGTTTTCGCCTTGTTGCCGCCGGCCACCTTCATGGCTTCTTCAATTAGGTAGCTGGAAAATGATTTGACCAGTTCGTTAAAATCAATCCCCTGGCGAAAATCATACTCACGCGGCAAAATCAGACCAAACTGATTATGGTTACGACTGGCGGCCAGCACCTCTAAGGGCAGATGCTCTTCCGTGACCACCTCAGTATCCTCAAGAATCATGATTCTTTCCACCATATTCTTCAGTTCCCGCACATTGCCGCGCCACTGGTATTTCTGTAAAAGCTCAAGCGCGCCGGGAGCGATCTCGCGGACGTTCTTTTTCAGCTTCCGGTTGAAATGATCGAAAAAGAATTTAAGCAGGGCCTCGATATCCTGACGCCGCTCGCGCAGGGGCGGAACCAGAATATTGATAACCTTGAGCCGATAGTAAAGATCCTCGCGAAACTTCCCCTCTTCAATCAGCTTTTCCAGGGATTGATTGGTGGCGGAGACGAAACGGGCATCAATTTCAATATCATCAACGCTGCCCAGGCGCCGAAATTTACTCTCCTCCAGCACCCGCAGTAACTTGGCTTGCAGGGGGGCTTCCATGTCGCCGATCTCATCGAGAAAGACGGTGCCGCCATCCCCCTTTTCCAGCAGACCGATCTTGCGGGTTTTGGCATCGGTAAAAGCGCCGCGTTCATAACCAAAAAGCTCGCTTTCCAACAGGTTTCCGGGAATCGAGGCGCAATTTATACTGACAAAGGGTTCGGTCGCGCGCTCGCTCATATAGTGAATGGCCTTGGCCACCAGTTCCTTGCCGGTGCCGCTTTCACCCTGGATCAGAACCGAAACATCACGATTACGGGCCACCTTCTGAACCATTTTCAGAACCCGCTCCATGACCGGATCGACGGAAATGATATCGCTGGTTTCCGACTGGAACTTGACGATATCCCGCACCTCGCGCTTGAGTTTACCGGTTTCCAGCGCGAGCTTGACGATCAGCAGAATTTCCTGCGATTTAAAAGGCTTGTTGATATAATCATAGGCCCCGTATTTCATCGCCTCGACCGCCGTATCAACCGAGCCGTAAGCCGTCATCATGATACAGAGCGGCGCGTAGTCGGCATGTTCGTGCACATGGCGCAAAAGCTCGATGCCGCTGCCGTCGGGCAGACGCAGGTCAATCAGAATAAGATCATAGATTTCCCTGGCGACCAGAATTTTGGCGTCCGCCACCCGGCCCGCCACCTCCACCCGGTAACCGGCCCCGGTCAGCAGATGGGTCAAGGATTCACGAATCAGTTTTTCATCATCAATTATAAGTATTCGATTGGACATCTTCTACTCTCTGGTAACGGGGCTGCGCCTCGCCGGCCGGCAGACCGACGGCGAAAGTCGAGCCTCGACCCGGCTCGCTTTCGACCACCAGACGACCGCCATGTTCCTTGACGATACTGTGGGCGATTGACAAGCCAAGACCGGTTCCACGGTTTTTCGTGGTAAAAAAAGGATCGTAAATTTTTTCCAGCAGTTCCCGGCCCATGCCGGGCCCGTTATCCATGACCCTGAGCCAGAGCCAGGGACGATCCTCGCAAACTTCAAGATCGGAGGCGAAGTCGTGGCCGCCGGCAAAAGGCTGCAGCCCCAGCGACAAAACCACCTCGCCGCCGCCCTCTCGGGCGGCGGCGAGCGCATTCAGCGCCAGGTTCAGCAGAACTTGTTTGAGCTTTTCCCGGTCGCCGTAAACCGGCGGCAGACTGTTTTCAGGCAATCGCAATAAAACTTCAACCTGCTGGCGGCGGGCTTGTTCCTGAAACATTTCCAGCCAGTCCCGCAGCAAAACGGCCAGGTCAACCCAACTGCGCTCCAGAATTCCGGTTCGGGAAAACTCCAGCATCGAAGAGACGATACTTTCAAGACGGTCAAGCTCTTCGACGACGCCGCAAAGCAATCTAGCCGCATATGGATGATCCGTCAACTCATTCCTGATAATATCCAGCGAAATATTCATACCGGTCAGAGGGTTTCTGATTTCATGGGCAATGCCAGCCGCCAGCTGACCAATGGAAGCCAGACGCCGCATCCGTTCCAGTTCCTGGTCGGATTTTCTCTTTTCGGTCTGATCCTGAACCAGAACCAGCAACCCCCCATCGGTTTTAGGCATGCCTCCCAAAGCCGTGACACTGACGAAAAAAATCTTTTCGCCCCCGGCCGTCTGCCCCCCCCCGGCAGCGGGAAAAACCTGGTTCATCTCCAACTGAGCCAGGGCCTGTTCCCGGTTGCCGACCCGGGTCAGGGCCTGGCGCAGGACCGGAGAATCAAGCAGGGCAAAGATACTACCCCGCCAGTCCGGATTCAGGGAAGCAAAAACCTTTTCCGCGCTCCGATTGTGAGAGGTGATGAATAAACTGCTGTCCAGGGTGATGATCGCATTCGGCGAACTGCGCAGGATACTGTCACGAAAATCGCGGTCCCGAATCAGGGTCTGATTGAAAATCAGGCTTTCCATCGCCTTGTCGGCCTGCGTCGCAAACACTTTCAGCAAGTCGATATTGAGCTCGGCCGGAGCCGCCACCTCCCGATACTGCAGCACCAGAATTCCTTGCTCGCGCTTACCCAGAAGCAGGGGCAGGCTCAAAACGCCGACCTGCCGACCGCCGGTTGCAGACGCCACCCGCCGAACCGCGCGAAACAGGGTTTGGCCGCTGGTCGAAGATTCCTTGAGCTGCGCCTTGATCTCAAGCGACCAGAACTCCTCCGCCGCCGCTCCGTAAGCCGCCACCGGCCGCAGTTTCTCCCCCGGTCCGCGTCGCCGCAGCAGCCAGCCGATCTGCGCCGCGCCCAGCTTGACCCCCCGCGAAACAATCAGATTCTGCAATTTTTCCATATCGGAAATCTCGCTCATCTGCCGGGAGATCAATTGCAATTCAATCAGCTCCTCAATCTGACGCCGGTTACTGGCATTCAGCC from Pseudomonadota bacterium includes the following:
- a CDS encoding sigma-54-dependent Fis family transcriptional regulator; this translates as MSNRILIIDDEKLIRESLTHLLTGAGYRVEVAGRVADAKILVAREIYDLILIDLRLPDGSGIELLRHVHEHADYAPLCIMMTAYGSVDTAVEAMKYGAYDYINKPFKSQEILLIVKLALETGKLKREVRDIVKFQSETSDIISVDPVMERVLKMVQKVARNRDVSVLIQGESGTGKELVAKAIHYMSERATEPFVSINCASIPGNLLESELFGYERGAFTDAKTRKIGLLEKGDGGTVFLDEIGDMEAPLQAKLLRVLEESKFRRLGSVDDIEIDARFVSATNQSLEKLIEEGKFREDLYYRLKVINILVPPLRERRQDIEALLKFFFDHFNRKLKKNVREIAPGALELLQKYQWRGNVRELKNMVERIMILEDTEVVTEEHLPLEVLAASRNHNQFGLILPREYDFRQGIDFNELVKSFSSYLIEEAMKVAGGNKAKTARLLNMDRGTLRYQIKKLGVAGEPGDDGEDD
- a CDS encoding GAF domain-containing protein produces the protein MLYKNTKQVLAALHQISRLTMTGMSREELARSILEAVAEALVYDRVALYLLREGSDVLEGVINVGCQVSVKGLKYDVNKDDCVETRVVRTGEIVRIREGLEQSFLTPLDKRRNAALKRSVCVLMPVLTERGIVGTMLADRSYRHEEISDDDIEILEIFCNQIGLVVENRRLNASNRRQIEELIELQLISRQMSEISDMEKLQNLIVSRGVKLGAAQIGWLLRRRGPGEKLRPVAAYGAAAEEFWSLEIKAQLKESSTSGQTLFRAVRRVASATGGRQVGVLSLPLLLGKREQGILVLQYREVAAPAELNIDLLKVFATQADKAMESLIFNQTLIRDRDFRDSILRSSPNAIITLDSSLFITSHNRSAEKVFASLNPDWRGSIFALLDSPVLRQALTRVGNREQALAQLEMNQVFPAAGGGQTAGGEKIFFVSVTALGGMPKTDGGLLVLVQDQTEKRKSDQELERMRRLASIGQLAAGIAHEIRNPLTGMNISLDIIRNELTDHPYAARLLCGVVEELDRLESIVSSMLEFSRTGILERSWVDLAVLLRDWLEMFQEQARRQQVEVLLRLPENSLPPVYGDREKLKQVLLNLALNALAAAREGGGEVVLSLGLQPFAGGHDFASDLEVCEDRPWLWLRVMDNGPGMGRELLEKIYDPFFTTKNRGTGLGLSIAHSIVKEHGGRLVVESEPGRGSTFAVGLPAGEAQPRYQRVEDVQSNTYN